The Magnolia sinica isolate HGM2019 chromosome 10, MsV1, whole genome shotgun sequence genome includes a window with the following:
- the LOC131217385 gene encoding uncharacterized protein LOC131217385: MRKLEILDLHQTPLTKMVEASFNNMQCLRCLDISGACNLSRLSLKGCRSLVTLVMPDKLSKLEALDLSGTKLEELPHEIFNLTSMRCLDLLGMEHLKTVDWRKIVRLPENLNWDRCGLNLLHEQLQDSSSRHISVGDASVFSSLDRSSKLWKSCFLEFHFLICPCKRGRKDRYGHFKRNQFLYQHIYTRFEQSLSYERKLEVCGGKNSLDGVRGVLSVTEFFHLYGNAFIKALSDLSMKMDNLKECWIEKCHQLEYLIVGRLTDAVICLENLRVSDLAKLRTLLEKVFEEDNMVGQNAFPQLVNLRLWELRKVKSICSGHLPMLKKLKIRGFPMLEKLPLHNTNASAAEVKIEGELKWWESVKWEGRFKPSYIRFKECCLSSK, from the exons ATGCGGAAGCTTGAGATCCTTGATCTCCATCAAACTCCCCTGACAAAGATGGTGGAGGCTTCCTTCAATAATATGCAATGCCTCCGATGCCTCGACATCTCAGGCGCCTGCAACCTCAGCCGGCTCTCACTCAAGGGTTGCCGCTCTCTAGTGACACTTGTCATGCCCGATAAACTTTCAAAACTTGAGGCACTTGATCTTTCAGGCACGAAATTGGAAGAGCTCCCGCATGAAATTTTCAATCTGACTAGCATGCGGTGCCTGGACCTGTTGGGAATGGAGCATCTCAAGACGGTTGATTGGAGAAAGATAGTACGGCTTCCAGAAAAtttgaattgggatcgatgtggcttgaACTTGCTGCATGAGCAGCTCCAAGACAGCAGCAGTCGTCACATCTCGGTCGGTGATGCCAGTGTTTTTTCATCTTTGGACCGTAGCTCGAAACTGTGGAAATCCTGCTTTCTAGAATTCCACTTCTTGATATGTCCCTGCAAGCGAGGGCGCAAGGATAGATATGGTCATTTTAAAAGAAACCAATTTCTCTACCAGCATATTTATACTCGATTTGAGCAgtctttgagttatgaaagaaaACTGGAGGTTTGCGGTGGTAAGAATTCCCTAGACGGTGTTAGAGGGGTTCTCTCAGTGACAGAATTCTTTCATTTGTATGGCAATGCGTTCATTAAGGCACTGTCCGATCTCAGCATGAAGATGGACAACCTTAAAGAATGCTGGATTGAGAAATGCCATCAATTAGAGTATTTGATTGTCGGCAGATTGACAGATGCAGTGATCTGTTTAGAAAATCTAAGGGTGTCCGATCTTGCCAAACTAAGAACATT ACTGGAGAAGGTCTTTGAAGAagacaacatggtggggcaaAATGCATTTCCACAGCTAGTCAATTTACGACTTTGGGAGCTACGCAAAGTGAAAAGCATTTGCAGTGGGCACTTGCCAATGCTAAAGAAGTTGAAGATTCGAGGATTCCCAATGCTAGAGAAGCTTCCTCTCCATAACACAAATGCTTCTGCAGCAGAAGTCAAGATTGAAGGTGAGTTGAAATGGTGGGAAAGCGTAAAATGGGAAGGCAGGTTCAAGCCAAGCTACATCCGTTTCAAAGAATGTTGTCTATCAAGTAAGTGA
- the LOC131217386 gene encoding probable disease resistance protein At4g14610: MAASRDDDDRRLKGGGEVVSALSQRMSQRIWDCLRDDNISVFSVWGWQGVGKSRIVRQVVAAIEESRESSHLFDVIIRVRAPGIESLGEKMPYIIKGKRKHRLDYFGYYIASVLDAKGRRNRLMEVQMEIKEALDIPESIQFSTAAKRIKDKLSGQRFLLIFEDVWESFDLKDIGVSVTSSSKVVITTRSHENGSSIDRDSLIEEYWRSEGFLDGFFNEEENKEVAFKRQGNILLKEFAERCMVLLSLTSSNPNYLSLFVKETENLDLAAWDNHPKEAEFMNWVQEQFTMEESSGGQYHVDMNSHVRKVIGSRTFLVKNNLDAEEACQWISLSHNQVQTFQLSSPNCPLLSTLLLNDNDRLQEIPDSFFKNMTRL, from the exons ATGGCAGCTTCTAGGGACGATGATGATCGACGGCTCAAAGGAGGAGGAGAGGTTGTGAGCGCTTTGTCACAACGCATGAGTCAACGGATATGGGATTGTTTGAGAGATGACAATATTTCAGTGTTCTCAGTTTGGGGATGGCAGGGTGTGGGGAAGTCACGGATCGTGAGACAGGTGGTCGCCGCAATCGAGGAATCCAGAGAATCTAGCCATCTGTTTGATGTGATCATACGGGTAAGAGCGCCAGGGATCGAGAGTCTTGGAGAGAAGATGCCGTATATAATCAAAGGGAAAAGGAAGCATAGGCTTGACTATTTTGGGTATTACATTGCTAGTGTGTTGGATGCAAAGGGAAGAAGGAATCGATTAATGGAGGTGCAGATGGAAATCAAGGAGGCATTGGATATCCCAGAGTCCATACAATTCTCTACAGCTGCTAAGCGTATCAAGGATAAGTTAAGCGGCCAAAGGTTCCTCCTCAtctttgaagatgtttgggaaagCTTTGACTTGAAAGATATTGGAGTTTCGGTTACCAGCAGCAGCAAAGTCGTCATCACGACTCGATCCCATGAA AACGGAAGCTCCATCGACCGAGATTCCTTGATAGAAGAGTATTGGAGGTCGGAGGGCTTTTTAGATGGATTCTTCAATGAGGAGGAGAATAAAGAAGTGGCTTTCAAGAGACAGGGGAATATATTGCTCAAAGAGTTCGCGGAGAGATGCATGGTTCTATTGTCCCTGACGTCATCAAACCCAAATTACCTCTCTCTCTTTGTTAAGGAGACTGAAAATCTAGATTTAGCTGCGTGGGACAATCATCCTAAGGAAGCAGAATTTATGAACTGGGTACAAGAGCAATTTACAATGGAGGAATCTTCAGGAGGACAATATCATGTGGATATGAATTCTCATGTGAGGAAAGTTATTGGTTCTCGAACGTTCCTAGTGAAAAACAACTTGGATGCAGAAGAAGCATGCCAATGGATCTCATTATCTCACAATCAGGTACAAACATTCCAATTAAGCTCTCCAAACTGCCCTCTTCTCTCGACGTTATTGCTTAATGATAATGATCGCTTGCAAGAAATCCCAGACAGTTTTTTCAAGAACATGACCAGACTCTGA